From Cardiocondyla obscurior isolate alpha-2009 linkage group LG27, Cobs3.1, whole genome shotgun sequence:
CTTTACAAATCACGCACATCCATGTTGACAGTGTAGACATCCATCGAACATTCGGTAAGTTTTTCTTTCAGATCAATTCGCTGGTCATTTCTGCAATATCAAATTATACTTTAAGTGCGCAATAATTTtgaattgttttataaaaatgttctaAACTTTCaactgtattaaaaattttaattgtaaaataataaatgaaactATCGTGCCTTTTCCTCGACGATACTGCTGGTCGACGGTGCTTTCTGGGAAGGATCCAGCCTCCTTCGTCTCTCCTCGATGACATCGGTATCGGAATTGCCTGTGGTCATTTGTGCTGATTGGATCAAAGATGTGTTCACGTGTCTTGTTTTCATCAAAGGTGGATTTCGTGATTGAGGTAACGCGAATCCTCGTCTGAGAGCTCCTCGCGGTGGCGATGGTGGTGGATAGGATATACCTGGGGGCATATCACTGATAGGTAAGTACTCagcaattattatatttttcttattttttttattaaaaaaaatatttcgtgaaCAGAACATAAATGAAGTAGTTAGGCTtgagttaattaaaacaatataaactAAATTTCAGGAAAATTTCTCTCatgctttttctttaaaaaagataaaagtaataaacaaatttttattaaatatttgtttgaaGCTTTCCAGTATGatatttgtataaaagaaTGCTCCATTAGGCCATATcgtaatttcaatattttatgtttaataaaaatctatctATTAAGCTATGTTACAACCTTGATGTTACGTTTCTCTCGTGTCTGCGCTCTGAATGGGTAATTCCGCTATTTCTAATAAGCAAACGGCATTAAAATGGATTGAAAAAAGTAGAGAAGTGCTTGGCGACCTGTATTTGTGATAGTAATTTACACGTTATGATTTAATCTGCATACATCAGCGTGCACGACTACGTCGCGTGAAAGATAGGCTTTTATCGGAAGGTCTAAACTTTGAAAAAACATGACAAATAGAGATTTGCGTCGGTAATTGCTACCTCGGTGTCCAGGCGATAACAAAGTGTCCTTGCTCTTGGTCATCTGGGGTACGATCAGTAATGAATTCGGTGGCGTCGGTGACACCGTGGAGGTTTGCGGCGAAGTGGCCAGTGTCAGATTAGGCAGCGATTGACCCAGACTCGAGTACGGTACTTGGACGCTCAGCGTATTTGGTGTCGGTGACTTACTCATTAGCGAACGCCTGCCGGTTTCAAAGATTAGTTTTAGATTAAATGCTCGTCGATCATTTCGAGATCGCAAAACCGATCAATCTTACCTCATTTGCATAGATCGATGATTATGCCCGGAGCTAGATTCGCCGCCTTCTTCTGACGATAGCGAGCTCGAGGCTCGCAATTGTTCGTTGGTTTCCACACTAACATTTCTACTGGGGTTGTAGCTCGGTAAGAAACTGCTACTGCCTAAAGACGCACCTTCCATCTCCATACTACCactaaaaattatgaaatctCATTACATATGGCAGTaacgcgaataataattaatttaacttaataattaatttaacttttatataatacatatacatattttttttatgcatatacttatacttttttatattgatgAGCGTACCTATGACTATGAGCGAGACTGCTAACGTGCGAGGCTCTACTACTGCCACGCGGAGTTCTTGGAAAAGTATTGTCGTATTCTTCTATTTCAAAATCCCCATCGCCCGCTGTACTTGGTTGTCTACTGACGGTCGCCAAATTCGTCACAGGTTCACTAAGCGACGGAATTTTCATCGATGCAAATTGTTGTTGAGCTTGTTTCAAAGATTCCATCCATGACTGAAACAAGAGACGTCGTTAGCTCGAAATCTAGTTTGAAATTATTCTctcaaaaatcttttattaaattaagatcTGTTACATTGAAGCTTGTCAGGTTCCGATATCAATTAACCGCTGTGTCatctttatcaattaattattattacatttcgcTGGAACTTATTTTGTGACATGACGTGTATGATTTAATGAGAGATGGAACAGAATTTACTGTTcactgttaattaaataactgatGAAAGCCAGTCGGGGTTGAAAATACGAAGGTACAAGATACAGAACGGAATCTAAATCGGAATAACGAATTAGTCATGTCGCGGTAGTTATTTGTCGAGTTACCTTAGCTAGTTTCGGGTCACCAGCAGTAAGGATTAAAACGGTCGAAACTGTTCCATACTCATTAAGATAAACCAATCCCAAACTGGACGGTTCCTTAACTTCGTGTATTCGTATGCGGTCGACCACGTACGGTTGCCTAATGATCTTTAACATCTTCTTCGTCGACGGTTTGCAGATCAGCAGCATGTCTGTCAACAACAGTACGTGCACCTCCATCTAAAATGAGATAATTAACAGACCGTATTATCGTTGTTCCTTATACAAActtcttaattaaatactcTGACTGATTCTGTGTCAGCTTTTTGgatacaaaaatagaaaatcaatgaaattttattcactGAATCAATCAagaagtttaaattaataaagtaaattacatGCAGgaaaaaacataataaaaaaaaaaataaaatacatatttgcatgattttctttaataaatctcGAAACAAAAATAACTCTATCACTATTTATTCTACGTTACATGTTTTCCAAATAAACATttctaaatgtaatttaatttattaatataaaagcaaTTTCCGAGCGGTCAAGTAAGTAAACATTTCCGTATCGATTTACCTTGTTGGTGGCGGTGTCTCTTAGCTTCAGGTCTCCCTCTCGAAGAAGAGTTCTCAGACTGTCCTTTGGACAGCCGGGCATCGGCGCCGTAGTAATATCAAAATTGCTATACAACCTTATCAGCTTCTCCACTTCCTCGTCCAGTCCTTTGATTTCCACGACGTCATAGCACTCCAGACGCGAGGCTGCGTAGTCCAGCTTAGCGGTCTCTTCGTTCCTCCTCAACGCCGCATTCACGGACGCCACAAAACCGTCGACGGACTTAATCTGGATGCAAATCCGATCAAACATAAACACCCACCCGCGTACCTCTTTCGtgcattctctctttctatccaTCTATCAACCCCTTACCTCCGTTCGTAATTTCTATTTACAAAGAATTTTCAAGTAAGAACGGACTAAGCTCGTAATTTATGGAAAATATTTAGCTTTCGCAGGAAAGCTAAGCCGGTCATCACAAATGTACCTTCTCGTTTATCCTCGCTTTCACGTAGCACAGATATTAAGTAAAGCGTATCGTTTTACCATGTGTATCAATTCCGCACGTTGATCCTCGTTCTCGGTATTCTTATAGACAGCTTTAAGCAGAAGGGAGTATCTGGTAAGTCTCTGCATCGGCATTACTAGTATGTCCATAAGTTTCAGTCGGTTGCAATCCTTTTGCGTCTCGCACCactacaaaaataattcttactaTTAATTCCTCACACTTTAAatgaatatctttttttcttttaattttattttttaataagtaatcaattaattaagatgTAACAAACAAGAATTGTGGCtgcagaattaaataaatgtaggCGAGCTGGAGCTTGCCTACATTAGTTTCAGTCGGTTACAATCCTTTTACGTCTCGCACCACTACAATAATTCTTACTATTAATTCCTCATACATTAAATCtgattatctttttctcttttaattttctttttcagtaataaattaattaagatgtAACAAACAAGAATTGTGGCCGCAGAATTAAGTAAATGTAGGCGAGCTGGAGCTCGCCTACATTAGTTTTAGTCGGTTACAATCCTTTTACGTCTCGCACCACTACAATAATTCTTACTATTAATTCCTCATACATTAAATCTGATtatctatttctcttttaatttaatttttcaataatatattaattaagatgtAACAAACAAGAATTGTAGCCGCAGAATTAAGTAAATGTAGGCGAGCAGGAGCGATTAAGAGCGTGTATGTACCGCCAGATACGCCGTGAAAAGCTGATTATCGTGCAGCCGATCCTTGCAATACTGCTGACACTTGCTCTGCTCGGCGCAGTATCTTGTGTAAGGCGCGAACGTCTGCTCGAAAGTTTCGAAGCCCAGCAAAAGGTAGCTGGGATCGAGCGGTTGTCCGCTCGAACGTGACGCGTTCACCATGGCGAGCAGATACTCGGTCCAGAAGTAACGATTAGTGGCGTAGATATCGGGTATGTTGCTGAAGAGCTTCAGCCTATCGACCTCGAGCAGGATGTTCGATGCTTGCAAGCTGCAAAGACACGCCATGAAGAgctgcaatataaaaaatgacgGTTATTGTTCCTAGATAAAAAGGACGTTACAGTTTCTCGGCAAAGCGAGCCTGTCGCCTTATCGCTGCAGGCTTGTAATTATAATGtgtgattaaattaattagaagaaTTGAATTCGACAAATCTAAAGTTGGAAAAAGCGTGGGATAATCTTACTTACATCGGTCACGACTTTTAACGTCTTGATGTAGGCCACTTCGGTTTCTGCGAGTTCCCAGAGCGCAGTCTGCTGCTGTGTTTGCTTCTCGGAGAGCATTTGCGAGTTCTCGA
This genomic window contains:
- the LOC139112265 gene encoding pleckstrin homology domain-containing family G member 5 isoform X3; its protein translation is MRIFLVVSPPMGRIQVRSRSLTQLDSLSGSMLDTGEHLEDDPSHQQPHHHQQPHQLQHPLGIECNRIRFLTPNATPAEIVNSNRRHKLSRSQVSSNEYFSVSFEVSDDASSSFDREEFLPATRGTYLIDVLSPACERRGVDLSRVEVLDSSSTPLSLLTTDAYTLGGKHLRIIVKDERSNSRTSSQRGNQNVLLRKASGNYRNRSGRFFSVSNEDANVDAEVGASTSARSSAGLKASKQRWSGFFTNTKGIKMDLLTAQLDEYNKHGVPKLANVHFQCDVTINEEALYNLENDWRDIVENSQMLSEKQTQQQTALWELAETEVAYIKTLKVVTDLFMACLCSLQASNILLEVDRLKLFSNIPDIYATNRYFWTEYLLAMVNASRSSGQPLDPSYLLLGFETFEQTFAPYTRYCAEQSKCQQYCKDRLHDNQLFTAYLAWCETQKDCNRLKLMDILVMPMQRLTRYSLLLKAVYKNTENEDQRAELIHMIKSVDGFVASVNAALRRNEETAKLDYAASRLECYDVVEIKGLDEEVEKLIRLYSNFDITTAPMPGCPKDSLRTLLREGDLKLRDTATNKMEVHVLLLTDMLLICKPSTKKMLKIIRQPYVVDRIRIHEVKEPSSLGLVYLNEYGTVSTVLILTAGDPKLAKSWMESLKQAQQQFASMKIPSLSEPVTNLATVSRQPSTAGDGDFEIEEYDNTFPRTPRGSSRASHVSSLAHSHSGSMEMEGASLGSSSFLPSYNPSRNVSVETNEQLRASSSLSSEEGGESSSGHNHRSMQMRRSLMSKSPTPNTLSVQVPYSSLGQSLPNLTLATSPQTSTVSPTPPNSLLIVPQMTKSKDTLLSPGHRGSISYPPPSPPRGALRRGFALPQSRNPPLMKTRHVNTSLIQSAQMTTGNSDTDVIEERRRRLDPSQKAPSTSSIVEEKK
- the LOC139112265 gene encoding pleckstrin homology domain-containing family G member 5 isoform X2, which gives rise to MTLKREAKRSSKKDKSTHKATNYNDDDSATKTPQLTKECKQATPEAEYSGAKRSSTSKESPKNTENPSEKLERRASFRRKFGALLRGSAELPAAINRGLQPIRRSLSFSKDLHRSHEPSKQPYRTSSVQWYNSLSSLAEDEVDADCKRAGASEKEAFENKTSQVTRTHSLMEKKIPAVRSRSLTQLDSLSGSMLDTGEHLEDDPSHQQPHHHQQPHQLQHPLGIECNRIRFLTPNATPAEIVNSNRRHKLSRSQVSSNEYFSVSFEVSDDASSSFDREEFLPATRGTYLIDVLSPACERRGVDLSRVEVLDSSSTPLSLLTTDAYTLGGKHLRIIVKDERSNSRTSSQRGNQNVLLRKASGNYRNRSGRFFSVSNEDANVDAEVGASTSARSSAGLKASKQRWSGFFTNTKGIKMDLLTAQLDEYNKHGVPKLANVHFQCDVTINEEALYNLENDWRDIVENSQMLSEKQTQQQTALWELAETEVAYIKTLKVVTDLFMACLCSLQASNILLEVDRLKLFSNIPDIYATNRYFWTEYLLAMVNASRSSGQPLDPSYLLLGFETFEQTFAPYTRYCAEQSKCQQYCKDRLHDNQLFTAYLAWCETQKDCNRLKLMDILVMPMQRLTRYSLLLKAVYKNTENEDQRAELIHMIKSVDGFVASVNAALRRNEETAKLDYAASRLECYDVVEIKGLDEEVEKLIRLYSNFDITTAPMPGCPKDSLRTLLREGDLKLRDTATNKMEVHVLLLTDMLLICKPSTKKMLKIIRQPYVVDRIRIHEVKEPSSLGLVYLNEYGTVSTVLILTAGDPKLAKSWMESLKQAQQQFASMKIPSLSEPVTNLATVSRQPSTAGDGDFEIEEYDNTFPRTPRGSSRASHVSSLAHSHSGSMEMEGASLGSSSFLPSYNPSRNVSVETNEQLRASSSLSSEEGGESSSGHNHRSMQMRRSLMSKSPTPNTLSVQVPYSSLGQSLPNLTLATSPQTSTVSPTPPNSLLIVPQMTKSKDTLLSPGHRGISYPPPSPPRGALRRGFALPQSRNPPLMKTRHVNTSLIQSAQMTTGNSDTDVIEERRRRLDPSQKAPSTSSIVEEKK
- the LOC139112265 gene encoding pleckstrin homology domain-containing family G member 5 isoform X4 yields the protein MRGINPFPVRSRSLTQLDSLSGSMLDTGEHLEDDPSHQQPHHHQQPHQLQHPLGIECNRIRFLTPNATPAEIVNSNRRHKLSRSQVSSNEYFSVSFEVSDDASSSFDREEFLPATRGTYLIDVLSPACERRGVDLSRVEVLDSSSTPLSLLTTDAYTLGGKHLRIIVKDERSNSRTSSQRGNQNVLLRKASGNYRNRSGRFFSVSNEDANVDAEVGASTSARSSAGLKASKQRWSGFFTNTKGIKMDLLTAQLDEYNKHGVPKLANVHFQCDVTINEEALYNLENDWRDIVENSQMLSEKQTQQQTALWELAETEVAYIKTLKVVTDLFMACLCSLQASNILLEVDRLKLFSNIPDIYATNRYFWTEYLLAMVNASRSSGQPLDPSYLLLGFETFEQTFAPYTRYCAEQSKCQQYCKDRLHDNQLFTAYLAWCETQKDCNRLKLMDILVMPMQRLTRYSLLLKAVYKNTENEDQRAELIHMIKSVDGFVASVNAALRRNEETAKLDYAASRLECYDVVEIKGLDEEVEKLIRLYSNFDITTAPMPGCPKDSLRTLLREGDLKLRDTATNKMEVHVLLLTDMLLICKPSTKKMLKIIRQPYVVDRIRIHEVKEPSSLGLVYLNEYGTVSTVLILTAGDPKLAKSWMESLKQAQQQFASMKIPSLSEPVTNLATVSRQPSTAGDGDFEIEEYDNTFPRTPRGSSRASHVSSLAHSHSGSMEMEGASLGSSSFLPSYNPSRNVSVETNEQLRASSSLSSEEGGESSSGHNHRSMQMRRSLMSKSPTPNTLSVQVPYSSLGQSLPNLTLATSPQTSTVSPTPPNSLLIVPQMTKSKDTLLSPGHRGSISYPPPSPPRGALRRGFALPQSRNPPLMKTRHVNTSLIQSAQMTTGNSDTDVIEERRRRLDPSQKAPSTSSIVEEKK
- the LOC139112265 gene encoding pleckstrin homology domain-containing family G member 5 isoform X1 codes for the protein MTLKREAKRSSKKDKSTHKATNYNDDDSATKTPQLTKECKQATPEAEYSGAKRSSTSKESPKNTENPSEKLERRASFRRKFGALLRGSAELPAAINRGLQPIRRSLSFSKDLHRSHEPSKQPYRTSSVQWYNSLSSLAEDEVDADCKRAGASEKEAFENKTSQVTRTHSLMEKKIPAVRSRSLTQLDSLSGSMLDTGEHLEDDPSHQQPHHHQQPHQLQHPLGIECNRIRFLTPNATPAEIVNSNRRHKLSRSQVSSNEYFSVSFEVSDDASSSFDREEFLPATRGTYLIDVLSPACERRGVDLSRVEVLDSSSTPLSLLTTDAYTLGGKHLRIIVKDERSNSRTSSQRGNQNVLLRKASGNYRNRSGRFFSVSNEDANVDAEVGASTSARSSAGLKASKQRWSGFFTNTKGIKMDLLTAQLDEYNKHGVPKLANVHFQCDVTINEEALYNLENDWRDIVENSQMLSEKQTQQQTALWELAETEVAYIKTLKVVTDLFMACLCSLQASNILLEVDRLKLFSNIPDIYATNRYFWTEYLLAMVNASRSSGQPLDPSYLLLGFETFEQTFAPYTRYCAEQSKCQQYCKDRLHDNQLFTAYLAWCETQKDCNRLKLMDILVMPMQRLTRYSLLLKAVYKNTENEDQRAELIHMIKSVDGFVASVNAALRRNEETAKLDYAASRLECYDVVEIKGLDEEVEKLIRLYSNFDITTAPMPGCPKDSLRTLLREGDLKLRDTATNKMEVHVLLLTDMLLICKPSTKKMLKIIRQPYVVDRIRIHEVKEPSSLGLVYLNEYGTVSTVLILTAGDPKLAKSWMESLKQAQQQFASMKIPSLSEPVTNLATVSRQPSTAGDGDFEIEEYDNTFPRTPRGSSRASHVSSLAHSHSGSMEMEGASLGSSSFLPSYNPSRNVSVETNEQLRASSSLSSEEGGESSSGHNHRSMQMRRSLMSKSPTPNTLSVQVPYSSLGQSLPNLTLATSPQTSTVSPTPPNSLLIVPQMTKSKDTLLSPGHRGSISYPPPSPPRGALRRGFALPQSRNPPLMKTRHVNTSLIQSAQMTTGNSDTDVIEERRRRLDPSQKAPSTSSIVEEKK
- the LOC139112265 gene encoding pleckstrin homology domain-containing family G member 5 isoform X5, producing MLDTGEHLEDDPSHQQPHHHQQPHQLQHPLGIECNRIRFLTPNATPAEIVNSNRRHKLSRSQVSSNEYFSVSFEVSDDASSSFDREEFLPATRGTYLIDVLSPACERRGVDLSRVEVLDSSSTPLSLLTTDAYTLGGKHLRIIVKDERSNSRTSSQRGNQNVLLRKASGNYRNRSGRFFSVSNEDANVDAEVGASTSARSSAGLKASKQRWSGFFTNTKGIKMDLLTAQLDEYNKHGVPKLANVHFQCDVTINEEALYNLENDWRDIVENSQMLSEKQTQQQTALWELAETEVAYIKTLKVVTDLFMACLCSLQASNILLEVDRLKLFSNIPDIYATNRYFWTEYLLAMVNASRSSGQPLDPSYLLLGFETFEQTFAPYTRYCAEQSKCQQYCKDRLHDNQLFTAYLAWCETQKDCNRLKLMDILVMPMQRLTRYSLLLKAVYKNTENEDQRAELIHMIKSVDGFVASVNAALRRNEETAKLDYAASRLECYDVVEIKGLDEEVEKLIRLYSNFDITTAPMPGCPKDSLRTLLREGDLKLRDTATNKMEVHVLLLTDMLLICKPSTKKMLKIIRQPYVVDRIRIHEVKEPSSLGLVYLNEYGTVSTVLILTAGDPKLAKSWMESLKQAQQQFASMKIPSLSEPVTNLATVSRQPSTAGDGDFEIEEYDNTFPRTPRGSSRASHVSSLAHSHSGSMEMEGASLGSSSFLPSYNPSRNVSVETNEQLRASSSLSSEEGGESSSGHNHRSMQMRRSLMSKSPTPNTLSVQVPYSSLGQSLPNLTLATSPQTSTVSPTPPNSLLIVPQMTKSKDTLLSPGHRGSISYPPPSPPRGALRRGFALPQSRNPPLMKTRHVNTSLIQSAQMTTGNSDTDVIEERRRRLDPSQKAPSTSSIVEEKK